In Phragmites australis chromosome 16, lpPhrAust1.1, whole genome shotgun sequence, one DNA window encodes the following:
- the LOC133894936 gene encoding protein DMP3-like, which yields MASSSSSSLRQRPVSAQQPQLQEEQQQPSPKQEQQQGAAASASPPPPPSTLSQALTSTANLANLLPTGTLLAFNLLAPTFTNHGACDGTTALLTRGLLAVLALSCVLASFTDSMKGPDGRVYYGVATPRGLWLLDYPPGAPTPGDTSRYRLALVDFVHAALSVAVFGVVAARDKNVVRCFCPAPARETEEVLDILPLGVGVLCSLLFVAFPM from the coding sequence ATggcatcttcctcctcctcctctctcagGCAGAGGCCGGTCTCTGCTCAGCAACCGCAGCTCCaagaagagcagcagcagccctccccaaagcaagaacaacaacaaggAGCTGCAGCATcggcttcgccgccgccgccgccgtcaacGTTATCCCAGGCGCTCACCTCGACGGCGAATCTGGCCAACCTTCTGCCCACGGGCACGCTCCTCGCCTTCAACCTCCTCGCGCCCACCTTCACCAACCACGGTGCTTGCGACGGCACTACCGCGCTCCTCACCCGGGGCCTCCTCGCCGTCCTCGCCCTCTCCTGCGTCCTCGCCTCCTTCACAGACTCCATGAAAGGCCCCGACGGCCGCGTCTACTACGGCGTCGCCACGCCCAGGGGCCTCTGGCTCCTCGACTACCCGCCCGGCGCGCCGACGCCCGGGGACACGTCCAGGTACAGGCTCGCGCTCGTCGACTTCGTGCACGCCGCGCTCTCCGTCGCCGTCTTCGGGGTCGTGGCGGCCAGGGACAAGAACGTCGTGCGCTGCTTCTGCCCGGCGCCCGCCAGGGAGACGGAGGAGGTGCTCGACATCCTGCCGCTCGGCGTCGGCGTGCTCTGCAGTCTGCTCTTCGTCGCATTCCCCATGTAG